The stretch of DNA ATATTTGTTCATGATCTTCTATTACAAATGTTTCCATGTAATTAGCAAACCAATGTTTTTTCAAATCCTTTTTTGGAGTATTAGGCGTAAAAACATAGGTGTCTCCCGATTCAATCACTTTTGAAAATATTTCCCAAATGGATTCAAAATCTGTTTCTAAAGCTTTTCTTATATTCAATTTTTATTGTTTTTTATGAGAAATATTTAATTCGTTGAATCAAAAATTTGCTTTCTAGTTAAGATAAGACCAATGGTCATCAGTGTACAAAAAGTAAAAGGCATAATAAATAAAGATATTCCCGTTTTGGTATAAAATATAAATACACTGTAAGCATCTTGAAATCCTAGCCAAATAAGTGCAATAAACATAAACCACCATGCCCATTTTTGTTTATGCTTTAATGCAAAGTATGAAATCATGATAATGGAAAAAGCTCCAATAATAATATTAACGGAACTTAAGGAAGATAAAAGCTCCAAAAAATCTCCTGAATTATGTGATAAATTCGATATATCATGGAAGCTAAAGTCCAATTTGCCTAAAATTAAATTCCATTCTGAGTTAGGATTGTTTTTTGAAATAAGGGAGGTGATAAGCATAATGAAACCTGCTGTAAAAGGAATAAATCCTGCCGCAAAGTTCCATTGCCAGTGTTTGATAGTTGTATTCATGATTATAAAATTTGTAATATATTTTATTAAATAATATTTAAATTACAAAATGAATTGTACTTTTAATTCAATTCTTATTTTAAAATCTGATAAATTTTTTCCACAAAAATTGTTTCATCAATGTCTAAACAAGCCCAATCTCCACGCCAGCATGGTTTATTCCCATAAACAGAACAAGGACGACAATCTAAATCACTTCGTTGAATACTATTTTCCTCCGATTGTCCGAACCCCATAAAGCCTGCATAAGGATGTGTAGCACCCCAGAATGATACTACAGGTGTTCCAACCAAACTAGCCATATGCATGTTAGATGAATCCATGGAAAACATCAGGTTTAAATTACTAATAATTTGGAGTTCTTCTTCTAAAGTTGTTTTCCCAACTAAGCTTATGGTATTAATATTTTGTTGCGCAATTTCTTCTAAGAGTTTTTTTTCTTTTTCTCCTCCTCCAAAAAGATAAATTTGAAGTTCTGGATCTTGTGCTAGTGTTTTTACAATATTTTGAATTTTCACAAGAGGATATATTTTTCCTTCATGTTGGGCAAAAGGAGCTATTCCTATGTGTTTTTTAGTAGAGTCAAAAAGAATTTTTTCTTGTAAAATAGGAGTTAAAGGTTCTTCTTTATGAGTTAAAGTTTGCTTTATATTGACTGTAATGTCTAATGACCTAAAGACATCTGCATAACGTTCAAAGGTACTTTTTAAAGGTGTGAATTTTTTATTTTCTTTACGTGTTAAGGCTTTTTTTTCTTTTCTCCCTTTATTGATGGAAGCAATATTGGAAATAGAAAATTTTAAAAAAAGACGAAGTAGTTGGGTTCTTAAAACGTTATGTAAATCGGCATAAGCATCAAATTTTTCTTTTTTTAAATCTTGTGCTAGTTTATAAATACCTAAAATACCTTTATGTTTTGCTTTTAAATCAATTTCTTTAAAAGATAGACGTTCTATATTTTGAAAAAAAGGTTTAAAAAAACCACGAGAAACTAGTGTGATGTGAACATCAGGATTTTGTTCCAGAACATTTTTTAAAACGGGAACTATCATGGCAACATCGCCCATAGCAGAAAAACGGGTAACTAATATTTTTTTCAAAAACGCATTATTTTTTCAAAAATACTATAAAAAATAAAAAGAGCTGTTTTGAGACAACTCTTTTTATAAGATATAAAGTAAATATTACATTTTCTTTTTAGAAGGTAATTGTTCATACCCCATATTATAAAATAAGAAAGACCATACATCAGCACTTTCTTCGATTTGTTTTGAAATAGGTTTCCCAGCTCCATGGCCAGCATCTTTTTCAATTCTAATTAATACTGGATTATCTCCCTTATGTTTTTCTTGTACTTCTGCAATAAATTTAAAGGAGTGAGCTGGAACTACACGATCATCATGATCAGCAGTTAAAACCATTGTAGAAGGGTATTTTGTTCCTTTTTTGACATTATGTAGAGGAGAATATCCTTTTAAATAATGAAACATTTCAGGTCCATCATCAGAGCGCCCGTATTCATCTGCCCATCCCCATCCTATGGTAAAAGTATGGTATTTTAACATATCCATTACACCAACAGCAGGATAGGCTACTTGGTATAAGTCAGGCCGTTGTGTCATACAGGCTCCAATTAGTAATCCTCCATTAGAACCTCCAGCTATGGCTAATTTTTCTTTACGAGTATATTTTTCGTTGATTAAATATTCTGCTGCTGCAATAAAATCATCAAATACATTTTGTTTTTTGGTTAACATTCCAGCTTTATGCCATTCTGCACCAAATTCTCCACCTCCTCGTAAATTGGGAATAGCATAAATACCGCCTTCTTCTAAGAAAGGGATGAAATTGGTTTTAAATGAAGGAACAATATTAATGTTGAATCCTCCATAAGCGTATAAATAGGTAGGATTATCTCCATTTAAATCAAGTCCTTTTTTAGCTGTTACAAACATAGGAACTTTGGTTCCATCTTTACTAGAATACCACACTTGTTTTGTTTCGTAGTCAGCAGGATTAAATTGTAATTGAGGTTGAAAATAAATAGAACTTTTTCCTGATGCAATATCATATTCAAAAATAGTAGTTGGATAAGTGAAAGATGTAAAGTAATAAAATGATGAAGTGTCTTCATCTTCTCCTTTAAATCCTCCAGCCGTTCCAATTCCAGGAAGTTGAACTTCTTTTTTTGATTGTCCATTTACATCAAATTGATAAATTTTTGTAGAAGCATTTTCTAAATAGTTAGCAAATAATTTACCTCCAGAAAAACTAACACTTTCTAATAGAGATTTTGACTCAGGAAGAACCTCTTTCCAATCACTTTCTTCATATTTTTCAAAATCAAAAGTAACTAAGCGTTGGTTAGGAGCTTGATAATCTGTTAAAAGATAAAACTTTCCATTTTTTACATCGACAATACTATTCTGTGATTCATAATCATCCATAACTGTCCTCCAATCAATTTTATTGAATTCTTGAGTTGCTTTGGCAATATTAATTTTATTTCCTCCTGTACCTTGTGCAGAAGAAAGGATAAAGTAATTTTCATCATCACTAACCCAAATATTGTTATAAGTTTCAGGTTCAGTATCCATATAGACTAAAATGTCCTGATCTTGTGGAGTTCCTAATTTGTGATAATAAACAGAGTGAAATTCATTCTTTTCAGATAATTCAGAGCCTTTTGTTTTAGGAAATCGAGAATAGAAAAAGCCATCTTTATACCATGATGCAGGAGAAAATTTAACTTGTTCAATTACATCTTTTAAATATTCGTTGGTTTCAATATTTTTTATTTTAATTGTTTTCCAATCACTTCCAGCTTCATTTATACCGATAGAAGCTAATTTTTTATCTTTAGAAAAAGTTTCAACGTTAGCTGAAGTAGTGCCTTTTTCAGACATTGAATTGGGGTCTAAAAAAATAGTTTCTTTTCCATCTTTCCCCTTTTTATAATACGTAACCGATTGATTTTGTAATCCGTTATTTTTACTAATGAAATAGTAATCACCTTTTTTATATGGTAAACCAACTCGCTCGTATTGTAACAATTCTTTTAAACGCTGTTTAAAGTCTTTTTTATATGGAATTTGATTTAAATATTGTTCCGTTACAGCGTTTTGTTCATTCACCCATTTCTCGGTTTCTTTACTTCGATCATCTTCCAACCATTGATATGGATCTGCTACTTTTTCAGTTCCATTAAGATAGGAATCATAAACCGTAGTATCTTTTTTTGAATTAGGATAGTTTAATTCAATTGTATTAAGATTTTTCACTTCAGATAATTTGTGTGCTTTTTTTTCTTCTTTTTTATGGCAAGCTGTTAGTAAAATAATACTAACGAATAGTGTTATTCTTCTCATTTATTCCAATTTTTAAAAGGATTTGTGCTAATATACGAATTATAGTAGTTTAAGTTTCCTGTAACTTCTTTGATAATCCATTTTGGGAGGATTATTGTTTCATTTTTATCTTTTAATTCAACCTCTGCTAAGATGAGTCCTTTATTGTCTCCTAGAAATTCATCAATTTCAAAAAGATAGTTTTCATACAAAATTTCATGACGAATTTTTTCAATACAATGTTTCTCACAAAGAGGAAATAGAATTTTTGCTTCTTGAAGACTGAGTTCTTTTTCCCATTCAAAGCGTTCCAAACCATCTTTTGAAGATTTTCCCTTTACTGTGATAAAAGCTTTATTTCCTTTTGTTCGAATACGAACGGTACGTTCAGGATCGGTATTAAGGTAGCCTTGTTTAATTGGAGTTGATTTTTGAATGAATTTTCTAAAATCATCTGAAACTAAAAATTTACGTTCTA from Flavobacteriaceae bacterium UJ101 encodes:
- a CDS encoding adenylate cyclase (Involved in the hydrolysis of the beta-gamma- phosphoanhydride linkage of triphosphate-containing substrates (inorganic or nucleoside-linked). Catalyzes vigorously the hydrolysis of inorganic triphosphate (PPPi), however it can also catalyze the hydrolysis of ATP to ADP and phosphate. It can use ribonucleotides such as GTP, CTP, or UTP and deoxynucleotides such as dATP, dGTP, dCTP, and dTTP; Contains 1 CYTH domain.; KEGG: har:HEAR1785 adenylate cyclase), whose amino-acid sequence is MNIEIERKFLVSDDFRKFIQKSTPIKQGYLNTDPERTVRIRTKGNKAFITVKGKSSKDGLERFEWEKELSLQEAKILFPLCEKHCIEKIRHEILYENYLFEIDEFLGDNKGLILAEVELKDKNETIILPKWIIKEVTGNLNYYNSYISTNPFKNWNK
- a CDS encoding prolyl oligopeptidase (Cleaves peptide bonds on the C-terminal side of prolyl residues within peptides that are up to approximately 30 amino acids long. Has an absolute requirement for an X-Pro bond in the trans configuration immediately preceding the Pro-Y scissible bond. Belongs to the peptidase S9A family.; KEGG: vni:VIBNI_B1782 prolyl oligopeptidase), whose translation is MRRITLFVSIILLTACHKKEEKKAHKLSEVKNLNTIELNYPNSKKDTTVYDSYLNGTEKVADPYQWLEDDRSKETEKWVNEQNAVTEQYLNQIPYKKDFKQRLKELLQYERVGLPYKKGDYYFISKNNGLQNQSVTYYKKGKDGKETIFLDPNSMSEKGTTSANVETFSKDKKLASIGINEAGSDWKTIKIKNIETNEYLKDVIEQVKFSPASWYKDGFFYSRFPKTKGSELSEKNEFHSVYYHKLGTPQDQDILVYMDTEPETYNNIWVSDDENYFILSSAQGTGGNKINIAKATQEFNKIDWRTVMDDYESQNSIVDVKNGKFYLLTDYQAPNQRLVTFDFEKYEESDWKEVLPESKSLLESVSFSGGKLFANYLENASTKIYQFDVNGQSKKEVQLPGIGTAGGFKGEDEDTSSFYYFTSFTYPTTIFEYDIASGKSSIYFQPQLQFNPADYETKQVWYSSKDGTKVPMFVTAKKGLDLNGDNPTYLYAYGGFNINIVPSFKTNFIPFLEEGGIYAIPNLRGGGEFGAEWHKAGMLTKKQNVFDDFIAAAEYLINEKYTRKEKLAIAGGSNGGLLIGACMTQRPDLYQVAYPAVGVMDMLKYHTFTIGWGWADEYGRSDDGPEMFHYLKGYSPLHNVKKGTKYPSTMVLTADHDDRVVPAHSFKFIAEVQEKHKGDNPVLIRIEKDAGHGAGKPISKQIEESADVWSFLFYNMGYEQLPSKKKM
- a CDS encoding hypothetical protein (KEGG: hth:HTH_0954 heptosyltransferase II; Glycosyltransferases) — protein: MKKILVTRFSAMGDVAMIVPVLKNVLEQNPDVHITLVSRGFFKPFFQNIERLSFKEIDLKAKHKGILGIYKLAQDLKKEKFDAYADLHNVLRTQLLRLFLKFSISNIASINKGRKEKKALTRKENKKFTPLKSTFERYADVFRSLDITVNIKQTLTHKEEPLTPILQEKILFDSTKKHIGIAPFAQHEGKIYPLVKIQNIVKTLAQDPELQIYLFGGGEKEKKLLEEIAQQNINTISLVGKTTLEEELQIISNLNLMFSMDSSNMHMASLVGTPVVSFWGATHPYAGFMGFGQSEENSIQRSDLDCRPCSVYGNKPCWRGDWACLDIDETIFVEKIYQILK